A section of the Desulfotignum phosphitoxidans DSM 13687 genome encodes:
- a CDS encoding LamG domain-containing protein encodes MLTDYGQYKKIIIDSSKIDSDLSHFPLPIALGAAVGLTDADVTDIFDAVGANYLKIAITMADGETQLYVEIEQWDTVSEKALLWVSRDTWVISSGSDTEIYLYFDTSVADNTTYVGTPGNRTEVWDSDFLARYGMSQDPSGGAGCIIDSTVNAKHGTPNGSMTSGDLVDGLIGRAIDFDGSDDYIQLPTVTVGGNWTFEVTAKPATTGQSGDGYIVCNGAGIVNAGLAWCPVRGSDVRIKDGSLVADSYVDIVATYDGVSEVIYNNTLASTTAYSNLGWALSGVYRIGDGYSGRKPDAQIAEVRASGVVRSTAYIKAAHNARNDSLLFVTTTPAQVEVFEDISLDLSAYYQARYDLKILLSVTDGIAFQDLEAFLKVYGQSIEDLPAELAAYYQDRQDIATMLKMFATGYKDLPTALQAMGLGRVDLPAQLKALAWAGKDLSTVLAAVTPLVFRDLGLSLSATDGTTINDVSTVLAAVKRAPQYRSVVAQRVRSVISEVI; translated from the coding sequence ATGCTTACCGATTACGGACAGTATAAAAAAATCATTATTGACAGTAGCAAAATAGATTCTGATCTGTCTCATTTCCCACTACCGATCGCACTGGGCGCTGCTGTGGGCCTGACTGATGCAGATGTAACAGATATTTTTGATGCGGTTGGTGCCAACTACCTCAAAATTGCTATCACAATGGCAGATGGGGAGACGCAACTATATGTCGAAATAGAGCAGTGGGACACTGTAAGTGAAAAAGCTTTATTGTGGGTATCTCGTGACACTTGGGTTATTTCCAGTGGGAGCGATACCGAAATTTATTTATATTTTGATACTTCTGTCGCAGACAATACAACTTATGTAGGTACGCCTGGAAATCGGACAGAGGTTTGGGATAGTGATTTTTTAGCCAGGTACGGTATGTCCCAAGACCCTTCAGGGGGTGCTGGTTGTATTATTGATTCAACAGTAAATGCCAAACACGGTACTCCGAATGGTAGCATGACATCAGGTGATTTGGTTGATGGTTTAATTGGAAGGGCAATAGATTTCGATGGGTCTGATGACTATATCCAGTTGCCAACGGTTACTGTCGGGGGCAATTGGACATTTGAAGTAACAGCAAAACCGGCAACGACTGGACAATCAGGTGACGGCTATATTGTCTGTAATGGGGCAGGTATAGTCAATGCAGGCCTGGCTTGGTGCCCAGTGCGTGGCAGCGATGTTAGAATTAAAGATGGAAGCCTGGTCGCTGATTCGTATGTAGATATTGTCGCTACGTATGATGGCGTATCCGAAGTCATTTATAATAATACTTTGGCAAGCACAACTGCTTATTCAAACCTTGGGTGGGCGCTATCTGGCGTGTACAGGATCGGGGACGGGTATTCAGGTAGGAAACCGGATGCTCAAATCGCAGAAGTAAGAGCTTCAGGTGTTGTGAGATCAACTGCTTATATTAAGGCCGCACACAATGCACGGAACGATAGCCTGCTGTTTGTCACCACGACACCGGCACAGGTAGAAGTTTTTGAAGATATTTCCTTAGACCTGTCCGCTTATTACCAGGCCCGCTACGACCTTAAAATACTCTTATCCGTCACAGATGGAATTGCATTCCAAGATCTGGAAGCGTTTTTAAAAGTTTACGGCCAATCAATCGAAGATTTACCCGCAGAATTGGCCGCCTACTATCAGGACCGGCAGGATATTGCCACAATGCTTAAAATGTTTGCCACCGGCTATAAGGATCTGCCCACCGCATTGCAGGCGATGGGCCTTGGCCGGGTAGATTTGCCCGCACAACTCAAAGCCCTGGCGTGGGCCGGAAAAGATCTGTCAACCGTGCTGGCCGCCGTCACCCCGCTGGTGTTCAGGGACCTGGGCCTGTCTTTGTCCGCCACAGACGGCACAACGATCAATGACGTATCAACCGTGCTGGCTGCCGTAAAACGAGCACCGCAATACCGGTCCGTGGTGGCGCAGCGGGTCCGGTCAGTCATCAGCGAGGTAATATAA
- the recA gene encoding recombinase RecA: protein MEKNADKDKAVQTAMGQIERQFGKGSIMKLGGRVVEAVPVIRSGSLALDKALGVGGYPRGRVVEIYGPESSGKTTLALHAVAQAQKKGGIAAFIDAEHALDVGYAKKLGVDCDELLVSQPDTGEQALEIADMLIRSGGIDILIVDSVAALVPRSEIEGEMGDSHMGLQARLMSQALRKLAGTLGKTHTTIIFINQIRMKIGVVYGNPETTTGGNALKFYASMRLEIRRVSPIKEGQDIIGNRTRVKVVKNKLAPPFKDIEFDLMYGEGISRTGDLLDMGVTLNIVDKSGSWYSFEGERIGQGRENVKAFLIENPEIFAKIETKVRDELGIADVKKVEDTPQKPK, encoded by the coding sequence ATGGAAAAAAACGCAGACAAGGACAAAGCAGTACAGACAGCCATGGGGCAGATTGAACGTCAGTTCGGCAAAGGCTCCATCATGAAACTGGGGGGCCGGGTAGTGGAAGCGGTGCCGGTGATCCGGTCCGGTTCCCTGGCCCTGGACAAGGCCTTAGGTGTGGGCGGTTATCCCCGGGGACGCGTGGTGGAAATCTATGGCCCTGAATCGTCCGGAAAGACCACCCTGGCCCTGCATGCCGTGGCCCAGGCCCAGAAAAAAGGCGGGATTGCCGCATTTATCGATGCGGAACATGCCCTGGATGTGGGATATGCCAAAAAACTGGGGGTGGACTGTGATGAGTTGCTGGTATCCCAGCCCGATACCGGTGAGCAGGCATTGGAAATCGCGGACATGCTGATCCGCAGCGGCGGCATTGACATTTTGATTGTGGATTCAGTGGCGGCCCTGGTGCCCCGGTCAGAGATTGAAGGCGAGATGGGGGATTCCCACATGGGGCTCCAGGCAAGGCTTATGTCCCAGGCATTGCGCAAACTGGCCGGTACCCTGGGTAAAACCCATACCACCATTATATTCATCAACCAGATTCGTATGAAAATCGGGGTGGTGTACGGCAACCCCGAGACCACCACCGGCGGCAATGCATTGAAATTTTATGCATCCATGCGCCTGGAAATCCGGCGGGTATCTCCCATTAAAGAAGGTCAGGATATTATCGGCAACCGGACCCGGGTCAAAGTGGTGAAAAACAAACTGGCACCCCCGTTCAAAGATATTGAATTCGATCTGATGTACGGAGAGGGTATTTCCCGTACCGGAGATCTGCTGGATATGGGAGTAACCTTGAATATTGTGGATAAAAGCGGGTCCTGGTATTCATTTGAAGGTGAGCGCATCGGGCAGGGAAGAGAAAACGTGAAAGCGTTTCTCATCGAAAACCCGGAAATTTTTGCTAAAATCGAAACCAAAGTCAGAGACGAACTTGGCATCGCGGATGTGAAAAAAGTCGAGGATACGCCTCAAAAGCCCAAGTAA
- the alaS gene encoding alanine--tRNA ligase, translating into MTGNEARKIFLDYFKKQNHQVVRSSSLVPQDDPTLLFVNAGMVQFKRVFTGDEKRDYQRAVTAQKCVRAGGKHNDLENVGYTARHHTFFEMLGNFSFGDYFKEKAIAFGWDLLTNGYGFDPDKLYVSVYKDDDEAYAIWRDQVGVPENRISRLGDEDNFWAMGDTGPCGPCSEIHIDRGEAYGCGNPECAVGCDCDRWLELWNLVFMQFYRDESGTMTPLPKPSIDTGLGLERIISVLQDVPTNFDTDLFVPIMEKVGELSGRQRGESDQVEVAMKVIADHSRATAFLVCDGVLPSNEGRGYVLRRIMRRAIRYGRSIGLTRPFLHDTVQTVFDIMDEAYPELKDSAPFILKVVKNEENKFLETLDTGMKLLEATLADLSAKGEKIISGDVIFKLYDTFGFPVDIIADHVKDTEISLDLDGFETAMAQQKARSKSVKKFTGAGDVYKPLIADGVKTRFLGYDHLTIESELLIMVQRDQELVRARQGDVVDLVTAQTVFYAESGGQAGDAGIFENDACTIEITNTSSDPSGLFIHHGTVTRGECCKGDVFSLRVDANRRRKTAVNHTATHILHAALRHVLGDHVKQAGSLVTHDRLRFDFTHFSAITDQEQTDIENFVNQRIRENHDVSTREMDMEEAVHQGATALFEEKYGDVVRVVTQGSFSKELCGGTHTRRSGDIGLFKIVSEAGIASGVRRIEAATGQAAMDLVHEEYQSLESAALLLKTARSQVVPRLETLVQEKKNLEKELASVKAKIASKSVADIDSGIREINGVRVLAKRVEIENPSQLRDLADKFKAKLGSGILLLGAKSNGKALLIATVSQDLVKKFKAGEIVKQAAQVVGGGGGGRPDMAQAGGTQPQFLDQALETVHHMLETS; encoded by the coding sequence ATGACAGGCAATGAAGCCCGGAAAATTTTTCTGGATTATTTTAAGAAACAGAATCACCAAGTGGTGAGATCTTCATCTCTGGTACCCCAGGATGACCCGACCCTGCTGTTTGTCAATGCTGGCATGGTTCAGTTCAAACGGGTGTTCACCGGGGATGAAAAACGCGATTATCAGCGGGCCGTAACCGCCCAGAAATGTGTCCGGGCCGGCGGCAAGCACAATGATCTGGAAAATGTGGGATACACGGCCCGGCACCACACGTTTTTTGAAATGCTGGGTAATTTTTCCTTTGGGGATTATTTCAAGGAAAAAGCCATTGCATTCGGCTGGGATCTGCTCACCAACGGGTATGGGTTTGATCCGGATAAGCTGTATGTATCTGTCTACAAGGACGATGATGAAGCCTATGCCATCTGGCGGGATCAGGTAGGGGTGCCTGAAAACCGCATCTCCCGGCTGGGGGATGAAGACAATTTCTGGGCCATGGGGGACACCGGACCCTGCGGGCCGTGCAGTGAAATTCATATCGACCGGGGGGAAGCTTACGGGTGTGGTAATCCTGAATGTGCGGTGGGATGTGACTGTGACCGGTGGCTGGAATTGTGGAACCTGGTGTTCATGCAGTTTTACAGAGATGAGTCCGGTACCATGACCCCGTTGCCCAAACCCAGTATTGATACAGGTCTTGGCCTGGAACGCATTATTTCCGTGCTCCAGGATGTGCCCACTAATTTTGATACGGATCTGTTTGTGCCCATCATGGAAAAGGTAGGCGAATTGTCCGGCCGGCAGCGGGGGGAATCCGATCAGGTGGAAGTGGCCATGAAGGTGATTGCCGACCATTCCCGGGCCACTGCCTTTCTGGTATGTGACGGGGTTTTGCCGTCCAACGAAGGCAGAGGATATGTGCTGCGCCGCATCATGCGAAGGGCCATCCGGTACGGCCGCAGTATCGGATTGACCCGCCCGTTTCTCCATGACACCGTCCAGACGGTGTTCGACATCATGGATGAAGCGTATCCGGAACTCAAAGACTCAGCCCCGTTCATCCTTAAAGTAGTGAAAAACGAAGAAAACAAGTTTCTGGAAACCCTGGACACGGGCATGAAACTGCTGGAAGCCACTCTGGCGGATCTGTCGGCCAAAGGGGAAAAAATTATTTCCGGAGATGTGATTTTCAAGCTTTACGACACATTCGGATTTCCTGTGGACATTATTGCGGATCATGTGAAAGATACTGAAATTTCCCTGGACCTGGATGGGTTTGAGACCGCTATGGCCCAGCAGAAAGCCCGTTCCAAATCCGTGAAAAAATTCACCGGTGCCGGTGATGTTTACAAACCGTTGATTGCAGACGGAGTGAAAACCCGGTTTTTAGGATATGACCATTTAACCATTGAGTCTGAACTGCTGATCATGGTTCAAAGAGACCAGGAACTGGTCCGAGCCAGGCAAGGGGATGTCGTGGATCTGGTCACCGCACAAACCGTATTTTACGCCGAATCCGGGGGACAGGCCGGGGATGCCGGTATATTTGAAAATGATGCGTGCACCATTGAGATCACAAATACCTCTTCGGATCCGTCCGGTCTGTTTATTCATCACGGGACCGTGACCCGGGGTGAGTGCTGCAAAGGTGATGTTTTTTCGTTAAGAGTGGATGCAAACCGGCGCCGGAAAACGGCGGTGAACCACACCGCCACCCATATCCTGCATGCCGCATTGAGACATGTTTTAGGTGATCATGTGAAACAGGCCGGATCGCTGGTGACTCATGACCGGCTGCGGTTTGACTTTACCCATTTTTCCGCGATCACAGATCAGGAACAAACAGATATTGAAAATTTTGTAAATCAGCGGATCCGTGAAAACCATGATGTGTCCACCCGGGAAATGGATATGGAGGAAGCGGTTCACCAGGGGGCCACCGCCCTGTTTGAAGAAAAATACGGGGATGTGGTACGGGTGGTGACCCAGGGCAGTTTTTCCAAAGAGCTGTGCGGGGGGACACACACCCGGCGATCCGGAGATATCGGATTGTTTAAAATTGTGTCTGAAGCCGGTATCGCTTCAGGGGTGCGGCGTATTGAAGCAGCGACCGGGCAGGCGGCCATGGATCTGGTGCATGAAGAATACCAGTCCTTGGAATCTGCGGCCCTGCTGTTGAAAACAGCCCGATCTCAAGTGGTGCCCCGGCTGGAAACGTTGGTGCAGGAGAAAAAAAATCTGGAAAAAGAACTGGCATCTGTTAAAGCCAAAATCGCATCCAAATCCGTGGCAGACATCGATTCCGGAATCCGGGAGATCAACGGGGTCCGGGTACTGGCTAAGCGGGTGGAAATCGAAAACCCCTCGCAACTACGGGACCTGGCCGATAAGTTCAAGGCAAAGCTGGGTTCTGGAATTCTGTTGCTGGGCGCGAAATCAAACGGCAAGGCATTGCTTATCGCCACAGTATCCCAGGATCTGGTGAAAAAATTCAAAGCCGGCGAAATTGTGAAGCAGGCGGCCCAGGTGGTGGGTGGCGGCGGCGGCGGACGGCCGGACATGGCCCAGGCCGGGGGAACTCAGCCCCAGTTTCTGGATCAGGCCCTGGAAACCGTGCACCACATGTTGGAAACGAGCTGA
- the larC gene encoding nickel pincer cofactor biosynthesis protein LarC yields MILHLDLISGISGDMCLGALVDLGVDPAWLQERLTPLFKGFSIHTAPVFRNGLRAVDLTVTVTDHKTSRTYPEIRSLIQKSDLPPDVKNNSLAAFEKIARAEAGIHGRDMESVHFHEVGGIDSLVDILGTFLAIDHLGVTQVTASEVPLGSGFVDCAHGRIPVPVPATLAILEGIPVIGSDAATEIVTPTGAALVAILAEKFGPVPSMVPAKIGYGAGKRDTKSRTPNILRLILGHFPEKTVAPDIGFDDEKFGMNLFQPPISRDRIAVITTLIDDMNPQISGFVMDHLLEKGALDVSFAPVHMKKNRPGIRMEVLCRPKDLELMIQEIFAQTSTIGVRYHFCDRAVLDREPARMKTVFGYLDAKKIKGPNGMNRLVPEFEALARVARQRDIPLQDVYAQVFSGAPDDWKLS; encoded by the coding sequence ATGATCCTGCACCTGGATCTGATCTCGGGGATCAGCGGTGACATGTGCCTGGGCGCTCTGGTGGATCTGGGGGTGGACCCCGCGTGGCTGCAGGAACGGCTGACACCTTTGTTCAAAGGGTTTTCCATCCACACCGCCCCGGTATTCCGCAATGGCCTGCGGGCAGTTGATCTCACGGTGACGGTGACGGATCACAAAACCTCCCGCACATATCCGGAGATCCGTTCTTTGATCCAGAAATCGGATCTGCCGCCCGATGTCAAAAACAACAGCCTGGCCGCGTTTGAAAAAATCGCCCGGGCCGAAGCCGGGATCCACGGCCGGGATATGGAATCCGTGCACTTTCATGAGGTCGGCGGCATTGATTCTCTGGTGGATATTCTGGGCACTTTTCTGGCGATCGATCATCTGGGGGTCACACAGGTGACTGCGTCTGAGGTCCCCTTGGGATCCGGGTTCGTGGATTGCGCCCATGGCCGGATTCCTGTGCCGGTACCCGCCACCCTGGCAATTCTGGAAGGGATTCCGGTCATTGGGTCTGATGCGGCCACTGAAATTGTCACGCCCACCGGGGCCGCCCTGGTGGCGATCCTGGCTGAAAAATTCGGGCCGGTGCCTTCCATGGTCCCTGCAAAGATCGGTTACGGGGCCGGAAAAAGAGATACCAAATCCAGAACACCGAATATATTGCGCCTGATTCTGGGGCACTTTCCGGAAAAAACAGTGGCACCGGATATCGGCTTTGATGATGAAAAATTTGGGATGAATTTGTTTCAACCACCGATTTCCCGGGACCGGATTGCGGTGATCACCACCCTGATCGATGACATGAACCCTCAAATTTCAGGATTTGTCATGGATCATCTGCTGGAAAAAGGGGCTTTGGATGTGTCTTTTGCGCCGGTGCACATGAAAAAAAACCGCCCGGGTATCCGGATGGAAGTATTGTGCAGGCCCAAAGATCTGGAATTGATGATCCAGGAGATTTTTGCCCAGACCTCAACCATCGGGGTGCGGTATCATTTCTGTGACCGGGCGGTGCTGGACCGGGAACCTGCCAGAATGAAAACGGTTTTCGGTTATCTGGATGCCAAAAAAATCAAAGGACCAAATGGTATGAATCGGCTGGTGCCGGAATTCGAGGCCCTGGCCAGGGTTGCCCGACAGCGGGATATTCCGTTGCAGGATGTCTACGCTCAGGTATTTTCAGGCGCTCCGGATGACTGGAAATTGTCTTGA
- a CDS encoding phosphatidylglycerophosphatase A family protein has translation MTGPWKNRLVLLAATGCGLGLSPKAPGTFGTLAALPLIWGTVFLPPATGMFFLICFILAAVFVADQAEKILDQKDPGAIVIDEMAGYWVTMCLVPVTWVTLGIGFVAFRCFDIFKCLPVRYFEKKFSGGAGVVLDDIMAGVLAALVVKCLYLLGAH, from the coding sequence ATGACAGGCCCATGGAAAAACAGACTGGTTCTGCTGGCCGCCACCGGATGCGGCCTGGGACTGAGTCCGAAAGCGCCGGGCACCTTCGGTACCCTGGCAGCGTTGCCTTTGATCTGGGGTACGGTTTTTTTGCCTCCGGCTACCGGCATGTTTTTTTTGATATGTTTTATTCTGGCTGCTGTATTTGTGGCGGATCAGGCGGAAAAAATTCTGGATCAAAAGGATCCCGGCGCCATTGTCATCGATGAAATGGCCGGATATTGGGTAACCATGTGTCTGGTACCGGTGACCTGGGTCACCCTGGGGATCGGATTTGTGGCATTTCGATGTTTTGACATATTCAAATGCCTGCCGGTGCGGTATTTTGAAAAAAAATTTTCCGGCGGAGCCGGGGTGGTTTTGGATGATATCATGGCAGGGGTGCTGGCGGCACTCGTTGTGAAATGTTTATATCTTTTGGGGGCACATTAG
- a CDS encoding Ig-like domain-containing protein — protein MPYGFKIQYTDPATAVVTDITDKIARFTVTASRENYCREMVLEITDPTFYAALPLTRIPSAPSVEILTRVADVWKSQGKFFIERPAMDHELDSSVARGVWCRSETAALGEPFASKKSVSVESDTTFFALAADLITGAGLTWDLADSDIADFPVYAYTYARENAYPITILSELAEYAGAYITTNRAGAVRIVQIDYAPTGSDLTIAEDQIERISENPVWPSFGNRVRITPAGDLSGFRVAVTVPEPCMPADGESSRRIYARLTDADGEPVQNTPVDWTSDAQSASLSSVRNNTATRLMPAEEVRASNYFEISVQFPPSTVRGVWSYADKTRSNNLTASGYEVDGNTIQLSDRLQYCDQLVIVEYFSKGVAVNKLEAGSQSEDVKITASVKGAADSGEIYIGNACKCPPSIDLEAAPSRIKINESAILILYAEESGPITDGRMVFLSHTNETALGSLTWGRARLGKVKINHERSAAKNEVAGITQADVNRYIASVDGVWQADENGIPTGLNLYGGSFSDKTVDLSVPRDSGTALVVTYTAVGAAMARFDAGGNAGTAEFKAWMNSNREAPVMDTDTVYIEDPTDPYGDNSDTDYGGIGGTGGGSTGDGYTIPESGYCRDDEGNTVICGSGEECCYGNDGNIGCHSSDQCASGGLPVCLPKNLSLNPDLEPAERFSDEIARGCSCEELCQNEIDLYGTTQDYDESSYRSISQIVEDDYGYESGSPEYNEKTAELKQNALDQCMAQCDECGDVEPMVANDGGVLDPPGSKTISFTGGVGPFTWTLSGVSGSLEVDQTTGRENVLNVNDPDACGSAVITVKDETCGGTCEIGVRMTSGQWVEIGSEWHTWTWQNSLYCGSSPCEWVITKGYQRWSEKGPFPHISKIDEGSFQWSGSSGSPQRPSGGVPDVWPCNASCYMAGYYYFEWACP, from the coding sequence ATGCCATACGGCTTCAAAATCCAATATACTGACCCGGCCACTGCCGTTGTCACGGACATCACAGACAAGATTGCCCGGTTCACTGTCACGGCCTCCCGGGAAAACTACTGCCGAGAAATGGTGCTGGAAATTACAGATCCGACCTTTTATGCAGCCCTGCCACTGACCCGGATACCATCGGCCCCTTCCGTGGAAATTTTAACCCGCGTTGCAGATGTTTGGAAATCCCAGGGCAAGTTTTTCATTGAGCGCCCGGCAATGGACCATGAACTGGATTCGTCCGTTGCCAGGGGTGTGTGGTGCAGATCTGAAACCGCTGCCCTGGGCGAACCGTTTGCATCAAAGAAATCCGTGTCGGTTGAATCAGACACCACTTTCTTTGCCCTGGCCGCCGACCTGATCACCGGGGCGGGCTTGACCTGGGATCTGGCTGACAGCGATATTGCCGATTTCCCGGTATATGCCTACACCTATGCCAGAGAAAACGCCTATCCGATCACCATCCTGTCCGAGCTGGCCGAGTATGCCGGGGCTTATATTACCACCAACCGGGCCGGTGCCGTGCGGATTGTGCAGATTGATTATGCACCAACGGGTTCGGATCTGACCATTGCCGAAGATCAGATTGAACGCATATCGGAAAACCCGGTATGGCCTTCATTTGGCAACCGGGTGCGTATTACCCCGGCAGGAGATTTGTCCGGGTTTCGGGTGGCCGTGACCGTACCAGAGCCTTGTATGCCTGCCGATGGTGAAAGTTCCCGCCGGATCTATGCCCGCCTGACAGATGCCGACGGGGAGCCGGTGCAGAATACCCCGGTGGATTGGACATCGGATGCACAATCGGCAAGTCTTTCATCTGTTAGGAACAACACCGCCACCCGGTTGATGCCTGCTGAAGAGGTCCGGGCGAGCAATTATTTTGAAATCAGTGTGCAGTTTCCGCCGTCAACAGTGCGGGGCGTGTGGTCTTACGCGGACAAAACCCGCAGCAACAATCTGACCGCATCCGGGTATGAGGTAGACGGCAATACCATCCAGCTTTCGGATCGGTTACAGTATTGTGATCAATTGGTAATCGTAGAATATTTTTCCAAAGGGGTGGCTGTCAATAAGTTGGAGGCCGGGTCGCAATCTGAAGATGTCAAAATCACCGCCTCAGTTAAAGGCGCCGCTGATTCCGGGGAAATCTATATTGGCAATGCCTGCAAATGCCCACCGTCGATCGACCTTGAGGCAGCCCCGTCACGGATCAAAATTAATGAATCTGCAATCCTGATTCTTTATGCTGAAGAGTCCGGTCCGATCACGGACGGTCGGATGGTGTTTCTGTCTCATACCAACGAAACCGCCCTGGGATCATTGACCTGGGGCCGGGCCAGATTAGGTAAAGTCAAAATCAATCATGAAAGGTCCGCAGCCAAAAACGAAGTGGCCGGGATTACGCAGGCGGACGTAAACAGATACATAGCTTCAGTGGACGGCGTTTGGCAGGCAGATGAAAATGGTATTCCCACCGGGTTGAATCTTTACGGCGGATCGTTTTCTGATAAAACTGTTGACTTGTCGGTCCCACGGGATTCCGGCACAGCCTTGGTCGTGACATATACCGCCGTTGGTGCGGCTATGGCCCGCTTTGATGCAGGGGGTAATGCCGGAACAGCCGAGTTCAAAGCCTGGATGAACTCAAACCGCGAAGCCCCGGTGATGGACACAGACACGGTTTATATTGAAGACCCGACTGATCCATATGGTGACAACTCAGACACCGACTATGGCGGCATAGGCGGCACAGGGGGCGGGTCAACAGGCGATGGCTATACCATCCCTGAGTCCGGGTATTGTCGGGATGATGAAGGCAATACGGTTATTTGCGGCAGCGGGGAAGAATGCTGCTACGGCAACGATGGAAACATTGGCTGCCATTCGTCTGACCAGTGCGCTTCCGGTGGTCTGCCGGTTTGCCTGCCGAAAAATCTGTCATTAAACCCGGATCTGGAACCGGCAGAACGCTTTTCAGATGAAATCGCCCGTGGTTGCTCTTGTGAGGAGCTTTGCCAGAATGAAATCGATCTTTACGGGACGACCCAAGATTATGATGAATCATCATACCGATCTATCAGCCAGATTGTTGAAGATGATTATGGCTATGAATCTGGCAGCCCTGAGTATAATGAAAAAACAGCCGAACTGAAACAGAATGCCCTGGATCAATGTATGGCCCAGTGTGATGAATGTGGTGATGTAGAGCCGATGGTGGCGAATGATGGTGGTGTATTAGATCCACCTGGTTCAAAAACGATTTCTTTTACCGGCGGCGTCGGGCCTTTCACCTGGACGCTTTCAGGCGTTTCAGGTTCGCTTGAGGTTGACCAGACAACCGGCCGGGAAAATGTATTAAACGTAAATGATCCGGATGCCTGCGGCAGCGCGGTGATCACGGTAAAGGACGAGACTTGCGGCGGTACCTGTGAGATCGGCGTGCGCATGACAAGCGGTCAATGGGTTGAAATAGGTAGTGAGTGGCATACATGGACATGGCAGAATAGTTTGTACTGCGGATCAAGTCCTTGTGAGTGGGTAATTACTAAAGGTTACCAACGTTGGAGTGAAAAAGGCCCATTTCCACATATTTCCAAAATAGATGAAGGTTCATTTCAGTGGAGCGGGTCTTCTGGATCTCCACAAAGACCATCAGGCGGTGTGCCTGATGTTTGGCCATGTAATGCAAGTTGTTATATGGCAGGTTATTATTATTTTGAATGGGCTTGTCCTTGA
- a CDS encoding M20/M25/M40 family metallo-hydrolase, whose product MINSQRLSRRFIQLAQIDSESRHEAQVASAIENMLTPMGATVCYDRAGEKTGGDCSNLVAKFPGNRNVPPLFLSGHMDTVVPGKGVRVVFENGVFTSDGTTILGSDDKSAIAIILEVMAVIRENNLPCPPVELIFTVCEEIGLLGAKYFDLSLIDSKFGYILDSTDTEGIVTRAPAANKLFIEVTGRAAHAGAAPEKGVSAIFAAAKAISGLELGRIDSETTCNLGIITGGMATNIIPEKVEIRGEARSHDPEKLDRITKKMVSAFEDTARNLQNGDTVPRVTVTVEHDFPNTRIPEDHEVVVLARKAAANLGRTLESKTIGGGADANVFFGKGLSAGVLGTGMTDVHTVNESIALKDMEDTARLVLEILQVHAAEEQK is encoded by the coding sequence ATGATAAATTCACAAAGATTGTCCCGACGCTTTATTCAGCTGGCCCAGATCGATTCCGAATCCCGGCATGAAGCACAGGTGGCATCAGCAATAGAAAACATGCTGACCCCCATGGGTGCCACTGTGTGTTATGACCGTGCCGGGGAAAAAACCGGCGGCGACTGCTCCAACCTTGTGGCTAAATTCCCCGGCAACCGGAACGTTCCCCCCCTGTTTTTGTCCGGACACATGGATACGGTGGTGCCGGGCAAAGGGGTTCGGGTGGTATTTGAAAACGGTGTGTTCACCAGTGATGGCACCACCATTCTGGGATCAGATGACAAATCCGCCATTGCCATTATCCTGGAGGTGATGGCGGTGATCCGGGAGAACAACCTGCCTTGTCCGCCGGTGGAACTGATCTTTACGGTATGTGAAGAGATCGGACTGCTGGGGGCCAAATATTTTGATTTATCCCTGATCGATTCCAAATTCGGCTATATTCTGGATTCCACAGATACCGAAGGGATTGTGACCCGGGCTCCGGCCGCCAATAAACTCTTCATCGAGGTCACAGGGCGGGCCGCCCATGCCGGGGCTGCGCCGGAAAAAGGCGTCAGCGCCATTTTTGCAGCGGCCAAAGCCATATCCGGGCTGGAACTGGGGCGTATCGACAGTGAAACCACCTGCAACTTAGGGATCATTACAGGGGGAATGGCCACCAATATTATTCCGGAAAAAGTGGAAATCAGGGGTGAAGCCCGGTCCCATGATCCGGAAAAACTGGACCGCATCACCAAAAAAATGGTTTCCGCGTTTGAAGACACGGCCAGAAACCTGCAAAACGGGGACACGGTTCCCCGGGTAACAGTGACTGTGGAGCATGATTTCCCCAACACCCGTATTCCCGAAGATCATGAAGTGGTCGTGCTGGCCCGGAAAGCTGCGGCCAACCTGGGCAGAACCCTGGAGAGCAAAACCATCGGCGGCGGGGCGGATGCCAATGTTTTTTTTGGTAAAGGTCTTTCCGCAGGGGTTCTGGGTACGGGCATGACTGATGTGCATACGGTCAATGAATCCATTGCATTAAAAGATATGGAAGACACCGCCCGCCTGGTGCTGGAGATTCTTCAGGTGCATGCGGCAGAGGAACAAAAATAA